A genomic window from Glycine soja cultivar W05 chromosome 10, ASM419377v2, whole genome shotgun sequence includes:
- the LOC114371580 gene encoding uncharacterized protein LOC114371580 yields the protein MGDGQPCRMAEFIAGTPIGGEISGRYISTMTSRLFIKIWCGRQVVGIKFDFGKTIGWERAAVWITNTLSSSPLLPWADGGVPFKERFSKLYQISSQRLHSVEDMGYFSEHGWEWNFSRRRNLFDSKMGVASTFLETIAAIRICGTLKDTWLWGAEPNGIFSTKSAYNLIKAEQLLEDQDSGFHQLWDLKVPSKVLSFAWRLLWDRLPTKDNLSRRQIQLDNDLCPLCHTQPETASYLFFTCDKVLPLWWEFFTWVKEGTVLHNSPMANFLHTSTTTGGKNITRRRKTWWLAATKSIWQSRNDLVFHNQAFDIHKLIDNSIFLTWTWLKGWEKNFCAPFHHWSSAM from the exons ATGGGGGATGGCCAGCCTTGCAGAATGGCAGAGTTCATTGCTGGGACTCCCATTGGTGGAGAGATCTCAGGAAGATATATCAGCACAATGACTTCAAGATTATTCATCAAAATTTGGTGTGGAAGGCAGGTTGTGGGGATAAAATTCGATTTTGGAAAGACAATTGGCTGGGAGAGGGCTGCAGTCTGGATCACAAATACCCTCAGCTCTTCACCATTA CTGCCTTGGGCTGATGGTGGGGTACCGTTTAAAGAACGATTCTCAAAATTATACCAAATCTCTTCCCAAAGATTGCATTCTGTTGAAGACATGGGGTACTTTTCCGAGCATGGGTGGGAATGGAATTTCTCTAGGAGACGTAATCTATTTGATAGCAAGATGGGGGTAGCATCAACTTTCTTAGAGACTATTGCTGCTATCAGAATTTGTGGTACCCTGAAAGATACCTGGTTGTGGGGAGCTGAACCTAATGGCATCTTCTCTACTAAATCAGCCTACAACCTCATTAAAGCAGAGCAGCTTTTGGAAGATCAAGATTCGGGTTTTCACCAGCTTTGGGATCTTAAAGTCCCCTCTAAGGTTCTGTCTTTTGCTTGGAGGCTGCTCTGGGATAGACTCCCTACTAAGGATAATCTTTCTAGGAGACAAATCCAGCTTGACAATGACCTATGCCCTCTATGTCATACTCAACCCGAAACTGCATCCTATTTGTTCTTCACTTGCGATAAAGTGCTGCCACTGTGGTGGGAATTCTTCACTTGGGTTAAGGAAGGCACAGTTCTACATAATAGTCCCATGGCTAATTTTCTTCACACCTCAACTACAACTGGAGGAAAGAATATTACTAGAAGAAGGAAGACTTGGTGGTTGGCTGCTACAAAGTCAATCTGGCAATCCAGAAATGACTTGGTGTTTCACAATCAGGCGTTTGATATTCATAAGTTGATAGATAATTCTATTTTCCTCACTTGGACTTGGCTCAAGGGGTGGGAAAAGAATTTCTGTGCTCCTTTTCACCACTGGTCCTCAGCAATGTAG